The following DNA comes from Acidobacteriota bacterium.
TCCATGTTGAATTGGAAAATCCAACATAGGATACGCTCTTTCCTTTTCCTTTCATACACAAAATCGGATTATATCTCTAATCCTATCAATATCAGTTACTTGTCAGAAATTGCGTTGTTTGATGGGTACTTGATTGGCTCAGGTTGGAGTGAGGCCCTATGACCACCGACACCAGCGAGCGGGGGCTTGAAAGGTTAATCTGCAAGACGCTAACGGGTTCCGCATGTGATCCGGGAGCCGACCCGGACAGCGAAGTGCAGGAACGACCCTCAATCTATGGTCTCGGCTGGGTCTGTGGAACAGCCGAAGACTATGACCGAGAATACTGCGTCGATCTGGTAAAGCTTGCCGGCTTCCTGCATGATACTCAGGCTGAAGTCGCAGAAGCCCTCGATATCGATCACGACGGGCAGACGCGGCGCAAGTTTCTGGCTCGTCTCCAAGGCGAGATCACGAAACGCGGCACCATTGATGTCTTGCGTCATGGACTAAAGCACGGGCCGCACCACATCGATCTTTTCTATGGAACTCCATCTCCGGGCAATGTCAAGGCAGGCGAAAGGTATGCTGCCAATCGATTCAGCGTCACACGCCAACTGCGTTACAGCCGGGATGAGACACAGCTTGCACTTGATCTCGGCCTTTTCATCAACGGCTTGCCGATTGCAACGTTCGAACTGAAAAACAGCCTCACCAAACAGACGGTTGAAGATGCGGTGCAACAATACCGGCGTGATCGGGATCCGCGCGAAAAGCTGTTTGAGTTCGGCCGCTGTGTTGTCCACTTTGCCGTCGATGATCACGAGGTGCGTTTCTGCACCCATCTCAAAGGGAAAGCTTCGTGGTTTCTGCCTTTCAATCAGGGCTGGAAAGACGGTGCGGGCAATCCGCCCAACCCCAACGGCCTGAAGACCGATTTTCTCTGGAAGCATATCCTCACGCGCAACGGCTTGACCGATATCCTGGAGAACTATGCCCAAATCGTTCTGACCAAGGATGAAAAAACCGGGCGCAAGAAAGCGGTGCAGGTCTGGCCACGGTTCCATCAGCTTGATGTGGTGAGGCGTCTGCTTGCAGACGCGACGATGAACGGCGCAGGCCGACGCTATCTCATCCAACACTCTGCGGGAAGCGGCAAATCGAACTCCATTGCTTGGCTGGCGCATCAACTAATCGGTCTTAGGAAAGACGATCGAGTTGTTTTCGATTCGATTATTGTTGTCACCGATCGTATCATCCTCGACCAGCAAATCCGCGATACGATCAAGCAATTCGCGCAGGTAGGTGCAACGATGGGTCATGCCGAACGCTCCGGCGATCTAAGGAAATTTATTGCCGAGGGAAAAAAGATCATCATTTCTACAGTGCAAAAATTCCCCTTTATTCTTGATGAGATCGGAAGCGAGCACCGGGGACGGCAATTTGCCATCATCATCGATGAGGCTCATTCAAGCCAGGGCGGGCGCACCCAGGCAGCGATGTCCATGGTGCTATCGGCGGCCGGGGCCGGGGGGGAAGACGAGACATTTGAAGACCAAATCAACCGCATTATGGAAGCCAAAAAAATGCTTCCGAATGCCGCCTATTTTGCCTTCACTGCGACACCAAAAAACAAGACCTTGGAAATATTCGGCGATCCGGAACCTCAGGTTGACGGTATTGTTCGGCATCGCCCGTTTCATTCTTATACCATGAAGCAGGCCATCCAGGAGGGATTCATCCTTGATGTGCTGAGACATTACACGCCTGTTGAAAGCTACTACAAACTGATCAAAAAGATCGAAAGTGATCCGGAATTCGATACCAAGCGGGCCAAAAAGAAGCTTCGCCGCTACGTCGAAAACCACGAGCATGCAATACGGCTCAAAGCCGAGATCATGGTGGACCATTTCCACGAACAGGTGTCGGCCCTCAACAAGATCGGCGGCCAGGCAAGGGCCATGGTGGTGACAAGCGGCATCGAACGGGCGCT
Coding sequences within:
- a CDS encoding type I restriction endonuclease subunit R; translated protein: MTTDTSERGLERLICKTLTGSACDPGADPDSEVQERPSIYGLGWVCGTAEDYDREYCVDLVKLAGFLHDTQAEVAEALDIDHDGQTRRKFLARLQGEITKRGTIDVLRHGLKHGPHHIDLFYGTPSPGNVKAGERYAANRFSVTRQLRYSRDETQLALDLGLFINGLPIATFELKNSLTKQTVEDAVQQYRRDRDPREKLFEFGRCVVHFAVDDHEVRFCTHLKGKASWFLPFNQGWKDGAGNPPNPNGLKTDFLWKHILTRNGLTDILENYAQIVLTKDEKTGRKKAVQVWPRFHQLDVVRRLLADATMNGAGRRYLIQHSAGSGKSNSIAWLAHQLIGLRKDDRVVFDSIIVVTDRIILDQQIRDTIKQFAQVGATMGHAERSGDLRKFIAEGKKIIISTVQKFPFILDEIGSEHRGRQFAIIIDEAHSSQGGRTQAAMSMVLSAAGAGGEDETFEDQINRIMEAKKMLPNAAYFAFTATPKNKTLEIFGDPEPQVDGIVRHRPFHSYTMKQAIQEGFILDVLRHYTPVESYYKLIKKIESDPEFDTKRAKKKLRRYVENHEHAIRLKAEIMVDHFHEQVSALNKIGGQARAMVVTSGIERALHYYHAIRDYLSERKSQYKAIVAFSGEHEFGGVNVTETSINGFPSNQIADKIQQDPYRFLVCADKFQTGYDEPLLHTMYVDKVLSGIKAVQTLSRLNRAHPKKHDVFVLDFMNDTDTIRDSFADYYRTTILSEETDPDKLHDLKAGLDGYQVYSDAQVDQFAELYLGGADRDRLDPILDACVAGYKEQLDEDGQVDFKGKAKAFLRTYGFLSSILPYTNMGWEKLSIFLTFLVPKLPAPVEEDLSRGILEAIDMDSYRVEKRSVVSIQIPDEDGEIGPVPTSGGGHIPEPELDRLSNIIKAFNDQFGNIPWTDTDRINKMITEEIPKRVEADIAYQNAKKNSDKQNARIEHDKALARVMTAFVKDDMELFKQFQDNESFKRWLTDTVFGLTYEVSSKQVSSNA